A window from Pokkaliibacter sp. MBI-7 encodes these proteins:
- a CDS encoding GntR family transcriptional regulator, whose amino-acid sequence MSTVIDKKLVGQATYDMLRDDIVTGKLKPGAKLKLNELRDRYDVSVNTLREVLMRLVSDGFVLFEDQKGFRVAPISPDELLELAELRISMELLGLRKSMQRVTMDWKSNLVSAHYRLSCMEKLMETDETQFVKEWERADRDFHMTLVANSGSRQLIRYHSSVLELFMRYQVLALSKRPFRGHAAEEEHKVLLNMILEDKVDEACTLLEAHITRGTRQPEDIDYS is encoded by the coding sequence ATGAGCACCGTGATCGATAAAAAACTCGTAGGCCAGGCGACCTACGACATGCTGCGCGACGATATCGTCACCGGCAAACTTAAACCTGGCGCCAAACTAAAACTGAACGAACTGCGCGATCGCTACGACGTCAGTGTCAACACCCTGCGTGAAGTCCTGATGCGACTGGTATCCGATGGCTTTGTACTATTCGAGGACCAGAAAGGTTTTCGCGTTGCCCCCATCTCTCCCGATGAACTGCTTGAACTTGCCGAACTACGTATCAGCATGGAACTGCTTGGCCTGCGCAAGTCCATGCAACGCGTGACCATGGACTGGAAATCCAATCTGGTCAGCGCCCATTACCGGCTGTCATGCATGGAAAAGCTGATGGAGACTGACGAAACTCAGTTCGTCAAAGAATGGGAGCGCGCCGACCGCGACTTTCATATGACGCTGGTTGCCAACAGCGGCTCCCGCCAGCTGATTCGCTATCACTCTTCAGTGCTGGAACTCTTCATGCGTTATCAGGTACTGGCGCTGAGTAAACGGCCGTTCCGCGGCCATGCAGCGGAAGAGGAGCACAAGGTGCTGCTGAACATGATTCTCGAAGATAAAGTGGATGAGGCTTGCACCCTGCTTGAAGCCCATATCACCCGCGGCACTCGCCAGCCTGAGGATATTGATTACAGTTAA
- a CDS encoding YncE family protein has translation MFRSLTSPVLILLYILLSPAAQAAVSSSAFVLRNHQLFSANYEAGSVSKIDEQTGALQAEVALGKDIRSVALSDDDAALVLATDYVDDKVFLLSTNKLAVKQVIEVGHRPYAAVFDSVNKLFWVTLFEDHKLLAIDTAGQIVATTDTADTPRGLALLDDGRLLVSHAMTGEVSIYQTRQQKPGQLTLLKRIHLQETANPDETVSQGVPRLLDNIAISPEGDEAWLPHVLWNFDHSFQFQSTVFPAISVLDLTPGEEEEKQDERKQLFQQINLLTAANRSEIVSNPYQAVFSADGNKVYVTLAGSEDLLVFDRSRRGPINKKRHRSSGSHGGARATQLLRHLPGENPRGIVIDGDTLFVQNAQSLDVSRLNAGGGGTFARATVSDDHFALLVTKDAAAPDLRRGIRFFNLGNTFANKDYPMAGDNWMSCQSCHLDGFNFTNKYLQQAHAMAPADNALTGHENMMHMVSGDFLSEYIRMVQLTQGGFGADDRDGARPVDPTQPPAEVKTMMEQLHRYVIAPYNLPTLASWLRLQGEQVPHPQEWLNSASCQACHSDIFKQWSNSNHRLMGQSNPYYTAVLRLAEKSEGKEFGQWCQSCHMPQAVLSGVKELPTESHMLEKDGVSLIKAYAEGHPVVEEGTSCLLCHRITRVEDAGGNASFTVNLDQRQSYLFEASDNAFARWIGERMINAKPDAHIASYQKDFYKDAVYCKACHDEFAPGTGANIVNTWEEWSKSHYATSSDPAEQRSCISCHMNANPGNGGAPVPGQATLNGTQKANVFTHDFTGAQMHLAGMRDPHLAEMSVALLKSAATISASMMPGELVVRVTNSGAGHAFPTGVSDFRQFWLAVKVWDATGQLVYQSGQPDAEGELPEDTRLFQKVFGDKDGKPVGLHFWRYAKLLKDTRIPADSYRDEQFALPAGLTGAVRVEVRLQFRTYPQWITAAARSVEPALTDPPVVTLHALDQSMMAMPTAPSVSMSPDSGAVAQ, from the coding sequence GTGTTCCGTTCTCTTACTTCTCCGGTATTGATACTGCTATATATCCTGTTGTCTCCAGCGGCGCAGGCGGCGGTCAGCAGCAGCGCTTTTGTCTTGCGTAATCATCAGCTGTTCAGTGCCAACTATGAAGCAGGCAGCGTCAGCAAGATTGATGAGCAGACCGGTGCACTGCAGGCCGAAGTCGCGTTAGGCAAGGATATTCGCAGTGTGGCCTTATCCGACGATGATGCCGCTCTGGTGCTGGCCACTGACTACGTGGATGACAAGGTCTTCCTGCTCAGCACCAACAAACTGGCCGTCAAACAGGTGATTGAGGTAGGTCACCGTCCCTACGCTGCGGTTTTCGACAGTGTTAACAAGCTGTTCTGGGTGACGTTGTTTGAGGATCACAAGCTGCTGGCGATAGATACGGCCGGGCAGATCGTGGCGACCACCGACACTGCTGATACGCCCCGAGGTCTGGCCTTGCTGGATGACGGCCGCTTGCTGGTCAGCCATGCCATGACCGGTGAGGTATCTATCTATCAGACCCGCCAGCAAAAGCCCGGCCAGCTCACCTTACTCAAACGCATTCATCTGCAGGAAACCGCTAATCCTGATGAGACGGTTTCACAGGGAGTGCCCCGTTTGCTTGACAATATTGCCATCAGCCCGGAAGGGGATGAGGCCTGGTTACCCCATGTGCTGTGGAACTTTGATCACTCCTTTCAGTTCCAGAGCACGGTGTTTCCTGCCATATCGGTGCTGGACCTGACGCCCGGAGAGGAAGAGGAGAAACAGGACGAGCGCAAGCAGCTGTTCCAGCAGATCAATCTGCTGACCGCCGCCAATCGCAGTGAAATTGTCTCCAATCCTTATCAGGCGGTATTCAGCGCGGATGGCAACAAGGTCTATGTGACCCTGGCAGGGTCTGAAGACCTGCTGGTGTTTGATCGCTCCCGTCGTGGGCCGATCAATAAAAAGCGCCATCGCAGCTCAGGCAGCCACGGCGGTGCGCGTGCTACCCAGTTGTTACGTCATCTGCCGGGTGAGAATCCGCGAGGCATCGTCATCGATGGTGACACGCTGTTTGTGCAGAATGCTCAGAGTCTGGATGTATCCAGACTCAATGCCGGTGGCGGGGGGACCTTTGCCCGCGCCACGGTAAGTGACGATCACTTTGCACTGCTGGTGACCAAGGACGCGGCGGCGCCTGACTTGCGTCGGGGTATCCGCTTTTTCAATCTGGGTAATACCTTTGCCAACAAGGACTACCCCATGGCCGGTGACAACTGGATGAGTTGTCAGTCCTGCCATCTGGATGGCTTCAACTTCACCAATAAATACCTGCAGCAAGCCCATGCCATGGCCCCGGCCGACAATGCCCTGACCGGCCATGAAAACATGATGCATATGGTCTCGGGTGACTTTCTGTCGGAATACATCCGTATGGTGCAGCTGACACAGGGGGGCTTCGGCGCGGATGACCGCGATGGCGCCAGGCCTGTTGACCCGACCCAGCCGCCTGCCGAAGTCAAAACCATGATGGAGCAGCTCCATCGCTACGTCATTGCTCCTTACAACCTGCCAACTCTGGCCAGCTGGTTGCGGCTGCAAGGCGAGCAGGTGCCGCATCCGCAGGAGTGGCTGAACTCAGCCAGTTGTCAGGCCTGCCATAGCGATATCTTCAAGCAGTGGTCGAATTCCAATCATCGTCTGATGGGGCAGTCCAACCCCTATTACACAGCGGTACTGCGGTTGGCAGAGAAGAGTGAAGGGAAGGAGTTTGGCCAGTGGTGCCAAAGCTGCCACATGCCTCAGGCGGTATTGAGTGGTGTGAAGGAACTGCCGACAGAGAGCCATATGCTGGAAAAAGACGGCGTCTCACTGATCAAGGCTTATGCAGAAGGACACCCGGTGGTGGAAGAGGGGACCAGCTGCCTGCTGTGTCACCGCATTACCCGCGTGGAAGATGCTGGCGGCAATGCCTCTTTTACGGTCAATCTCGACCAGCGTCAGAGTTATCTGTTTGAGGCCAGTGATAACGCCTTTGCCCGCTGGATTGGTGAACGCATGATCAATGCCAAACCAGACGCGCATATTGCCTCCTATCAGAAGGATTTCTACAAGGACGCGGTGTATTGCAAGGCTTGCCACGACGAGTTTGCTCCGGGTACGGGGGCCAATATCGTCAATACCTGGGAGGAGTGGTCGAAGTCCCATTACGCTACCAGCAGTGATCCAGCCGAACAGCGAAGCTGTATCAGTTGCCATATGAACGCCAATCCTGGCAATGGCGGTGCACCTGTACCGGGGCAGGCGACCCTGAACGGGACGCAGAAGGCCAACGTCTTCACCCATGACTTCACCGGTGCACAGATGCATCTGGCGGGTATGCGAGATCCCCATCTGGCGGAAATGAGTGTGGCCCTGCTGAAAAGTGCAGCGACCATCAGTGCCTCCATGATGCCCGGCGAGCTGGTGGTGCGGGTCACTAATTCCGGGGCCGGGCATGCCTTCCCCACCGGCGTTTCCGATTTCCGCCAGTTCTGGCTGGCGGTAAAAGTATGGGATGCCACAGGCCAGCTGGTTTATCAAAGTGGTCAACCCGACGCTGAGGGCGAGCTACCTGAAGATACGCGTCTGTTCCAGAAAGTGTTTGGTGATAAGGACGGTAAACCTGTGGGTCTGCACTTCTGGCGATACGCCAAATTGCTGAAGGACACCCGCATACCCGCCGACAGTTACCGCGATGAGCAATTTGCCTTGCCTGCCGGGCTGACAGGTGCGGTCAGGGTCGAGGTCAGGTTGCAGTTCCGTACCTATCCTCAGTGGATTACCGCAGCAGCGCGTAGCGTTGAACCTGCGCTGACCGATCCGCCAGTGGTAACGCTGCATGCGCTGGACCAGTCAATGATGGCGATGCCCACCGCACCCAGCGTCAGCATGTCGCCAGACTCTGGTGCGGTAGCCCAGTAA
- a CDS encoding CBS domain-containing protein: MKTVADLMITKLQVLHDTHSVADAREVMRLHNIRNIPVVGDDGHTFKGIVSQRDILKESFRIVSEHGMSKLAELERQTVISSIMATDVITTTADTALTTAGRYCMENKHGCLPVLDDQGQLLGIVTPSDFVRLCVQLLEQPSQDHQLSGSSR; this comes from the coding sequence GTGAAAACCGTCGCCGATCTGATGATAACCAAGCTGCAGGTACTGCACGACACGCACTCTGTTGCTGATGCGCGAGAGGTCATGCGCCTGCACAATATTCGCAATATTCCGGTCGTCGGAGACGACGGACATACCTTCAAAGGCATCGTCAGCCAGCGTGACATTCTCAAGGAGTCATTCCGTATTGTCAGCGAACATGGCATGTCCAAACTGGCAGAGCTGGAGCGTCAGACCGTAATCAGCAGCATTATGGCGACGGATGTCATCACCACAACAGCAGATACCGCACTGACCACCGCTGGCCGTTACTGCATGGAAAACAAGCACGGCTGCCTGCCCGTGCTGGACGATCAGGGCCAGCTGCTCGGTATCGTCACTCCATCCGACTTTGTCCGTCTTTGCGTACAGTTACTGGAGCAGCCCAGCCAGGACCATCAATTAAGTGGAAGCAGCAGGTAG
- the mltF gene encoding membrane-bound lytic murein transglycosylase MltF, translated as MWMQDHRSWLFWLYLLVVVTIPLIAAQQQISQLARIDDRGVLRVATRNIPTAYYEDAQGPAGFEYDLIKAFAEERGLQLELKVVRNRKDLFELLRQRNVDVVAASLFLSSEREANFPVSEPYAYAVSQVIRLRHDGDGPAATSVADLVGKRVLVQAGSAHAQRLQELKEDLPGLEWEETEDMDLADMLEMLKSGDADYLISDNMALSLYAPMYPDLEVAFSLNAPQPLVWYLAPTMDQSLTKAINDFLTSRSTQDLIGQLYEKYFEHTQRYDFIGIRAFRKHIQSRLASFQAWFEEGAQKFDWEWELLAAIGYQESKWDNTAVSATGVRGIMMLTQNTAASVGVQDRSNPEQSILGGARYLREMFDQLPDDIPNPDRTWLALAAYNVGMGHLQDAMDLTADAGLNPSRWSDVRQYLPKLALKRWNQQTKHGYARGWEPVIYVRNVRLYREILRLENLPFKAELSPPPKLPEIHVFDRIPPTL; from the coding sequence ATGTGGATGCAAGATCATCGCTCCTGGTTATTTTGGCTCTATCTGCTGGTGGTGGTGACCATCCCGCTGATTGCTGCCCAGCAACAAATCAGCCAGCTTGCCCGTATTGATGACCGGGGCGTGCTGCGCGTCGCTACCCGCAATATTCCCACTGCTTATTATGAAGACGCTCAGGGTCCGGCCGGCTTTGAGTATGACCTGATCAAAGCCTTTGCCGAAGAACGTGGCCTGCAGCTTGAGCTGAAAGTGGTGCGCAACCGCAAAGACCTGTTTGAGCTGTTACGTCAGCGCAATGTTGATGTGGTCGCCGCCTCTCTTTTTCTCAGCAGTGAACGCGAAGCCAACTTTCCTGTTTCCGAACCTTATGCCTATGCGGTCTCGCAGGTGATTCGCCTGCGTCATGACGGCGATGGCCCTGCGGCCACTTCTGTTGCGGATTTGGTAGGTAAACGGGTACTGGTGCAGGCTGGCAGTGCCCATGCCCAACGCTTGCAGGAATTGAAGGAAGACCTGCCGGGGCTGGAGTGGGAAGAAACCGAAGACATGGATCTGGCTGACATGCTGGAAATGCTGAAAAGCGGTGATGCCGATTATCTGATCAGCGATAACATGGCCTTGTCGCTTTATGCGCCCATGTATCCGGATCTGGAGGTGGCCTTCAGCCTCAACGCCCCTCAACCGCTGGTATGGTATCTGGCACCGACCATGGATCAGAGCCTGACCAAAGCCATCAATGACTTTCTTACCTCACGCAGCACTCAGGATCTGATTGGCCAGCTCTACGAGAAATATTTCGAACATACCCAGCGCTACGACTTCATCGGTATCCGGGCCTTCCGCAAACATATCCAGAGCCGTCTGGCCAGCTTCCAGGCCTGGTTTGAAGAAGGGGCACAAAAGTTTGACTGGGAATGGGAGCTGCTGGCTGCTATCGGCTATCAGGAGTCGAAATGGGATAACACCGCCGTCTCCGCCACCGGGGTGCGTGGCATCATGATGCTGACGCAGAACACTGCCGCCTCCGTAGGCGTGCAGGATCGCAGTAATCCCGAGCAAAGTATTCTCGGTGGTGCGCGTTATCTCAGGGAAATGTTCGACCAGCTGCCCGACGACATCCCCAACCCTGATCGCACCTGGCTGGCGCTGGCTGCCTACAATGTGGGAATGGGGCACCTGCAGGACGCCATGGACCTGACGGCAGATGCAGGCTTGAACCCCAGTCGCTGGAGTGACGTGCGTCAGTATCTGCCCAAGCTGGCGCTGAAGCGCTGGAATCAGCAGACCAAGCATGGCTACGCTCGTGGCTGGGAGCCGGTGATCTACGTCCGTAACGTACGTCTGTACCGTGAAATCCTGCGTCTGGAAAACCTGCCCTTCAAGGCCGAATTGTCACCACCGCCTAAACTGCCTGAAATCCACGTTTTTGATCGTATTCCGCCAACACTCTGA
- a CDS encoding FTR1 family protein: MLASLLITLREGLEAFLLVGICLSYLDKLNARRFNRYIYAGVAVGLLTSLVVAFLFQVVVDQFNNEKYRNLLMAGILIFATLVLSSMALWMQKQGGKEAGQMKENVTQLVNGEKAFGLALLAFLAVMREGFETVLFFSALVYSGQGITLQSGLSGAVVGLLLALVLVWLLMRSTRKVPLRPFFRWSSLLILVIAAGLFSSSINMLQAAQWLPMVMSPLFDISFILDDRSVFGTFLRALFGYNSSPGLLQLLAWAGYLLVFGHFWRRQYAK; encoded by the coding sequence ATGTTAGCAAGCCTGCTGATCACCCTGCGTGAAGGGTTGGAAGCCTTTCTGCTGGTGGGAATCTGCCTGTCCTATCTCGACAAGCTCAATGCACGCCGGTTTAACCGTTATATCTATGCCGGCGTGGCGGTTGGTCTGCTGACCTCACTGGTCGTCGCCTTCCTGTTCCAGGTGGTGGTGGATCAGTTCAACAATGAGAAATACCGCAACCTGCTGATGGCAGGCATCCTGATTTTTGCCACCCTGGTGCTGTCGAGCATGGCTTTGTGGATGCAAAAACAGGGCGGGAAGGAAGCCGGTCAGATGAAAGAGAACGTGACTCAGCTGGTCAATGGTGAGAAAGCTTTTGGCCTGGCGCTACTGGCTTTTCTGGCGGTGATGCGTGAAGGCTTCGAAACCGTGTTGTTTTTCTCTGCGCTGGTCTACTCCGGTCAGGGCATCACACTGCAGTCGGGGCTGAGTGGCGCGGTGGTGGGCTTGCTGCTGGCGCTGGTGCTGGTCTGGCTGCTGATGCGCTCTACCCGTAAAGTGCCGCTACGTCCCTTCTTCCGCTGGAGCAGTCTGTTGATTCTGGTGATTGCTGCCGGCCTGTTCTCCTCCTCCATCAATATGCTGCAGGCTGCACAATGGCTGCCGATGGTCATGAGCCCGCTGTTTGATATTTCATTCATTCTTGATGACCGCAGTGTGTTTGGTACCTTCCTGCGGGCACTGTTTGGGTACAACTCTTCCCCCGGTTTGTTGCAGCTGCTGGCCTGGGCCGGTTATCTGCTGGTCTTCGGACACTTCTGGAGAAGGCAGTACGCGAAGTGA
- the tadA gene encoding tRNA adenosine(34) deaminase TadA, giving the protein MACPTVFSSVDEAWMRRAMALASQAEALGEIPVGALVVVDGHVVGEGFNCPISSHDPSAHAEMVAVRQAAQALQNYRLTGATLYVTLEPCTMCVGVMVHSRIERVVYGAPEPKAGAVQSRAQLLGAPYLNHYVRWQGGLLAEECSQQLSDFFRRRRAEKKQAKALQSSRD; this is encoded by the coding sequence ATGGCCTGCCCGACAGTGTTCAGCTCGGTCGATGAAGCCTGGATGCGCCGTGCCATGGCACTGGCCAGTCAGGCGGAGGCTCTGGGTGAGATACCGGTGGGGGCGCTGGTGGTGGTGGATGGTCATGTGGTGGGGGAGGGATTCAACTGCCCCATTAGCAGCCATGATCCCAGTGCACATGCAGAGATGGTAGCCGTTCGGCAGGCTGCACAGGCTTTGCAGAACTATCGTCTGACAGGCGCTACCCTCTACGTGACACTGGAGCCCTGCACCATGTGTGTGGGGGTGATGGTGCACAGCCGTATCGAGCGAGTTGTCTATGGTGCTCCTGAGCCCAAAGCCGGTGCAGTGCAAAGCCGCGCCCAGTTGCTGGGGGCGCCGTATCTCAATCACTATGTCAGGTGGCAGGGTGGATTGCTGGCTGAGGAGTGCAGTCAGCAGCTGAGTGATTTCTTCAGGCGGCGGCGAGCAGAAAAAAAGCAGGCCAAGGCGCTACAGTCATCCCGTGACTAG
- a CDS encoding FAD-dependent oxidoreductase, whose amino-acid sequence MAVEESSAINDMSAGSVRQTGSEKGRHAVVLGAGPAGLMAAWRLREAGYRVTVVDKATTVGGMCATLKFATDEGDYYFDYGGHRFITKNPKLLAFVDELMGETLLHAERKSVIRFQGRTYDYPLNLPNLLKNAPFSLLFGTLLDWMAMPFKRRIGKDEECSFADWIENRFGKTLYRHFFEGYTRKLWGIEPDTLSADWAGQRISLIDLKDVVRRLWQRGPSTPRTYARKYRYPKLGFGQIFDTLHQRLLEQGVAFVMGAEVSGLETQQQRITAVRCRTVAGSEQQLTCDEVIATLPLPQICHWLNIPCELSYRALRFFNLPMQQQDVSDNTWQYLSDPGILGTRLQEPRRRSPHMAPAGRTSLMFEIPCQQGDELWQAENEALWPRIKADMQRLGVDPTKADGRYFTAYCEHAYPIMEVGYQRQREAAISALLRYPNLVMAGRQGTFRYIFTDTAMEMGLMAAEMLIEGVDRRRQIFDHRNENTVIETQSVA is encoded by the coding sequence ATGGCTGTAGAAGAAAGTAGTGCCATCAACGATATGAGTGCTGGTAGTGTTCGCCAGACCGGTTCTGAAAAGGGGCGTCATGCGGTAGTGCTGGGCGCCGGGCCTGCCGGGCTGATGGCCGCCTGGCGGCTGCGCGAAGCAGGATACCGGGTGACCGTCGTCGATAAGGCCACTACGGTGGGTGGCATGTGTGCCACCCTCAAATTTGCCACTGATGAAGGGGACTACTACTTCGATTACGGTGGGCATCGCTTTATCACCAAAAACCCCAAATTGCTGGCCTTCGTCGATGAGCTGATGGGGGAAACCCTGTTGCATGCCGAGCGCAAAAGCGTGATTCGCTTTCAGGGGCGTACTTACGATTACCCTCTCAATCTGCCTAACCTGCTGAAAAATGCACCATTCAGCCTGCTGTTTGGCACGTTGCTGGACTGGATGGCCATGCCTTTCAAGCGGCGTATCGGCAAGGATGAGGAGTGCAGTTTCGCCGACTGGATTGAAAACCGTTTCGGCAAGACGCTGTACCGCCATTTCTTTGAAGGTTACACCCGTAAATTGTGGGGCATAGAGCCCGATACCCTCTCTGCTGACTGGGCGGGACAGCGTATCAGTCTGATTGACCTCAAGGATGTAGTGCGTCGCCTGTGGCAGCGTGGGCCTTCCACCCCGCGCACTTATGCCCGCAAGTATCGTTATCCCAAACTGGGATTCGGGCAGATTTTCGATACTCTGCATCAGCGGTTGCTGGAGCAGGGGGTAGCGTTTGTCATGGGCGCAGAAGTGAGCGGGCTGGAAACTCAGCAACAGCGCATCACGGCGGTCCGCTGCCGCACAGTAGCAGGCAGCGAGCAACAGCTGACATGTGATGAGGTCATCGCGACACTGCCGCTGCCGCAAATTTGCCACTGGCTGAATATCCCCTGTGAGCTGTCATACCGCGCGCTACGGTTTTTCAATCTACCGATGCAACAGCAGGATGTCTCCGATAATACCTGGCAGTATCTGTCTGACCCCGGCATTCTGGGCACGCGCCTGCAGGAGCCGCGTCGGCGTTCTCCTCACATGGCCCCGGCGGGACGTACCTCGCTGATGTTCGAGATCCCCTGTCAGCAGGGAGACGAACTCTGGCAGGCGGAAAATGAGGCGCTGTGGCCACGTATCAAGGCAGATATGCAGCGCTTGGGTGTCGATCCGACAAAGGCTGATGGCCGCTATTTCACTGCCTATTGTGAGCATGCCTATCCCATCATGGAGGTGGGCTATCAGCGTCAGCGGGAGGCGGCGATCTCGGCGCTGCTACGCTATCCCAATCTGGTCATGGCGGGGCGTCAGGGTACATTCCGCTATATCTTTACTGACACTGCCATGGAGATGGGCCTGATGGCAGCAGAAATGCTGATCGAGGGTGTGGATCGCCGTCGGCAGATATTTGATCACCGTAATGAAAATACGGTCATTGAAACCCAAAGTGTTGCCTGA
- a CDS encoding YeeE/YedE family protein, which yields MKNLSSFISGLVFGIGLLLAGMANPAKVLGFLDLAGVWDPSLALVMGGAIAVGLIAFTLAKRRSYSLLQVRMQLPNSRVIDQPLVVGALLFGIGWGIAGVCPGPAIVAMGAGVPQALIFVAAMMTGMLAFELRKSHIQRKRATHA from the coding sequence ATGAAAAATCTGAGCAGTTTTATCAGCGGACTGGTCTTTGGCATTGGCCTGTTGCTGGCTGGCATGGCGAATCCTGCCAAAGTGTTAGGTTTTCTGGATCTGGCCGGAGTCTGGGACCCGTCACTGGCGTTGGTGATGGGAGGTGCCATTGCTGTTGGCCTGATCGCTTTCACCCTGGCCAAACGGCGCAGCTATTCACTCCTGCAGGTCAGGATGCAGCTCCCCAACAGCCGTGTGATTGATCAGCCACTGGTCGTCGGTGCCTTACTATTTGGCATCGGTTGGGGGATAGCCGGTGTCTGCCCGGGGCCTGCCATTGTGGCAATGGGCGCTGGCGTTCCTCAGGCTCTGATCTTTGTCGCGGCCATGATGACAGGCATGCTGGCGTTTGAACTCCGTAAATCCCATATCCAGCGGAAACGTGCCACACACGCCTGA
- a CDS encoding TRAP transporter small permease — protein sequence MRKVVDLYFSLLKLIIAFCMIAMVALVFTNVVLRYAFNSSISVSEELSRWFFVWMVFTGSLILLKERAHLGVDTLVKQFPAIGRRICLFISYLAMLYITWLITSGSWVQMQINMSVTAPASGLSMGWFYGTGVFFGVTAGLILLVDLLLVITGKLGGEPQHGLIPDDVSEEQLNKGNHARRAH from the coding sequence ATGCGTAAGGTCGTCGATCTTTACTTCAGCTTGCTCAAGCTGATTATCGCCTTCTGCATGATTGCCATGGTGGCGTTGGTCTTCACCAACGTTGTCCTGCGTTATGCCTTCAACTCCAGTATTTCCGTGTCTGAAGAGCTGTCACGCTGGTTCTTCGTCTGGATGGTTTTCACCGGTTCCCTGATTCTGCTGAAAGAACGTGCCCATCTGGGAGTAGACACCCTGGTCAAGCAGTTCCCTGCCATTGGCCGCCGCATCTGCCTGTTTATCAGCTATCTGGCGATGCTCTACATCACCTGGCTGATTACCTCCGGCAGCTGGGTACAGATGCAGATCAACATGAGTGTCACCGCACCTGCCTCTGGCCTTTCCATGGGCTGGTTTTACGGCACCGGCGTGTTCTTCGGTGTCACTGCGGGCCTGATCCTGCTGGTCGATTTGCTGCTGGTGATCACCGGCAAGCTGGGTGGCGAGCCACAACATGGGCTGATTCCTGATGACGTCAGTGAAGAGCAGCTCAACAAGGGTAATCACGCGCGGAGGGCTCACTGA
- a CDS encoding YeeE/YedE family protein, whose translation MSIDWTHFTPWVSLSGGLLIGLAAAIFVLLNGKIAGISGIVAGLLHPTGTDWLERFCFFIGLLLAPMLYMLIAGPPEIDWQTSPIMTAIAGLIVGFGTRLGSGCTSGHGVCGLSRLSPRSLAATLTFMAAGFATVFVIRHLIS comes from the coding sequence ATGTCAATCGACTGGACTCATTTCACCCCCTGGGTGTCACTATCCGGGGGCTTACTTATTGGCCTGGCAGCAGCCATCTTTGTACTGCTCAATGGCAAGATTGCTGGCATCAGCGGCATTGTCGCCGGGCTGCTCCACCCTACGGGCACAGACTGGCTGGAACGCTTCTGTTTCTTTATCGGTCTGTTGCTGGCCCCTATGCTGTATATGCTGATTGCCGGCCCACCCGAGATTGACTGGCAGACCTCACCAATAATGACTGCCATTGCGGGCCTTATCGTTGGTTTCGGTACCCGTTTAGGCTCTGGCTGCACCAGTGGCCACGGCGTATGTGGACTATCCCGCCTGTCACCGCGCTCTCTGGCCGCCACCCTGACGTTCATGGCAGCAGGTTTTGCTACCGTGTTTGTTATTCGACACCTGATAAGCTGA